In a single window of the Frondihabitans peucedani genome:
- a CDS encoding DNA polymerase III subunit gamma and tau yields the protein MVTALYRRYRPENFAELIGQTQVTDPLRTALRTNRVNHAYLFSGPRGCGKTTSARILARCLNCAEGPTDTPCGVCPSCVELSRDGSGSLDVIEIDAASHNGVDDARDLRDRAIFAPARDRYKIFILDEAHMVTPQGFNALLKIVEEPPEHVKFIFATTEPEKVIGTIRSRTHHYPFRLVPPAQMLDYVGQLCETEGVQAAPGVLPLVVRAGGGSVRDTLSLLDQLMAGSDGDASGTVVIDYERAVALLGYTHASLLDAVVDALGEHDGAAAFAAVDRVIQTGQDPRRFVEDLLERLRDLIVVGATTEGAAAVLRGITPEELEHLARQAHAFGAAELSRSADVVNRALTEMTGATSPRLHLELMIARVLVPESDETERGALARVERLERRVGVQGPGAGQTSGGASATPPRAAGSAPVAAGPSAARTPAAGASAAGASAAASASSAPGASAPSVTVSAPSVASSSPAAAAEAWAAQAPAAPAAAQAPDPAAVSPDPAVSPDAGDVSPEPAVPTSAHSSTWVQTADAVTTPAAPVSLQQLRDAWPEILEALERDKLSAWMVVMTATVRGFADDVLTLSFPSHNDVELFKRPVGAGEGVSEHLRRAILQILGVRVKYIARVERPEEGGPAAPSAGAAAPSAPAAAPVAAPAVAASPAASAPVVSAPAPSAPVASAPAARASAPAAAPAPAAAAAPTRAAAAPTTGWDVAPIPQSAPPEPDEPEYITEEPPGGVPSVDVDPVPAAPAATPPAGAPAPTPAAAAPQPVRSSQRAGGSVPQNSRYGEAVVREILNAQFMHEETIAPKVTPQSGAPLGGE from the coding sequence GTGGTCACCGCTCTGTATCGCCGTTATCGGCCCGAGAACTTCGCCGAGCTCATCGGGCAGACTCAGGTGACCGATCCGCTCCGCACGGCCCTCCGCACCAACCGCGTCAACCACGCCTACCTCTTCAGCGGTCCGCGCGGCTGCGGCAAGACGACGTCCGCGCGCATCCTGGCCCGCTGCCTCAACTGCGCCGAGGGCCCGACCGACACGCCCTGCGGCGTCTGCCCGAGCTGCGTCGAGCTGTCGCGCGACGGCTCCGGCTCGCTCGACGTCATCGAGATCGACGCGGCCAGCCACAACGGCGTCGACGACGCCCGCGACCTCCGCGACCGGGCGATCTTCGCGCCGGCCCGCGACCGCTACAAGATCTTCATCCTCGACGAGGCGCACATGGTCACGCCGCAGGGCTTCAACGCTCTGCTCAAGATCGTCGAAGAACCGCCGGAGCACGTCAAGTTCATCTTCGCGACGACCGAGCCCGAGAAGGTCATCGGCACGATCCGCTCCCGCACGCACCACTACCCGTTCCGGCTCGTCCCGCCGGCCCAGATGCTCGACTACGTCGGGCAGCTCTGCGAGACCGAGGGCGTGCAGGCGGCCCCCGGGGTCCTGCCCCTCGTCGTCCGGGCGGGCGGCGGCTCGGTGCGCGATACCCTGTCCCTCCTCGACCAGCTGATGGCCGGCTCCGACGGCGACGCCTCCGGCACGGTCGTCATCGACTACGAGCGGGCCGTCGCCCTGCTCGGCTACACGCACGCGTCGCTGCTCGACGCCGTCGTCGACGCCCTCGGCGAGCACGACGGTGCGGCGGCCTTCGCGGCTGTCGACCGCGTGATCCAGACCGGGCAAGACCCGCGCCGCTTCGTCGAAGACCTCCTCGAGCGCCTCCGCGACCTCATCGTCGTGGGCGCCACGACCGAGGGGGCGGCCGCCGTCCTCCGCGGCATCACGCCCGAGGAGCTCGAACACCTCGCGAGGCAGGCGCACGCCTTCGGCGCGGCCGAGCTCTCGCGCTCCGCCGACGTCGTCAACCGCGCGCTCACCGAGATGACCGGGGCGACCTCGCCGAGGCTCCACCTCGAGCTCATGATCGCGCGCGTTCTCGTGCCCGAGAGCGACGAGACGGAGCGCGGCGCCCTCGCCCGAGTCGAGCGCCTCGAGCGGCGGGTTGGCGTCCAGGGTCCCGGAGCCGGGCAGACCTCCGGCGGAGCGTCGGCGACCCCTCCGCGGGCTGCCGGCTCTGCGCCCGTTGCTGCCGGGCCTTCGGCTGCCCGTACTCCGGCTGCCGGTGCTTCGGCTGCCGGTGCTTCGGCTGCCGCCTCCGCTTCTTCCGCTCCGGGGGCCTCTGCTCCGTCGGTGACGGTTTCCGCTCCGTCGGTCGCATCGTCGTCCCCGGCGGCGGCTGCCGAGGCCTGGGCTGCGCAGGCGCCTGCGGCTCCCGCCGCGGCTCAGGCTCCTGATCCTGCCGCGGTGTCGCCCGATCCTGCGGTGTCGCCCGATGCTGGCGACGTCTCGCCTGAGCCGGCGGTGCCGACGTCAGCCCATTCGAGCACCTGGGTGCAGACGGCCGATGCCGTGACGACGCCCGCTGCTCCGGTGTCTCTGCAGCAGCTCCGCGACGCCTGGCCCGAGATCCTCGAGGCGCTCGAGCGAGACAAGCTCTCCGCCTGGATGGTCGTCATGACCGCGACCGTCCGCGGGTTCGCCGACGACGTGTTGACCCTGAGCTTCCCGAGCCACAACGACGTCGAGCTGTTCAAGCGGCCCGTCGGCGCCGGCGAGGGCGTCAGCGAGCACCTGCGGCGCGCGATCCTGCAGATCCTCGGCGTGCGCGTGAAGTACATCGCGCGGGTCGAGCGCCCGGAGGAGGGCGGGCCCGCGGCTCCGTCGGCTGGTGCTGCCGCGCCTTCCGCGCCGGCTGCTGCTCCTGTTGCTGCGCCAGCTGTCGCGGCCTCGCCTGCTGCATCTGCGCCTGTCGTGTCCGCGCCTGCCCCATCTGCTCCTGTTGCATCTGCGCCTGCCGCTCGCGCCTCGGCGCCGGCTGCTGCCCCTGCGCCGGCTGCTGCCGCGGCTCCCACCCGGGCGGCCGCCGCGCCGACGACCGGCTGGGATGTCGCGCCCATCCCGCAGTCGGCGCCGCCGGAGCCCGACGAGCCCGAGTACATCACCGAAGAGCCTCCGGGCGGCGTGCCGTCGGTCGACGTCGATCCTGTGCCCGCGGCCCCCGCCGCGACTCCTCCCGCTGGTGCGCCCGCGCCGACTCCCGCGGCTGCCGCGCCGCAGCCCGTGCGCTCCTCGCAGCGCGCCGGCGGCAGCGTGCCGCAGAACTCCCGCTATGGCGAGGCCGTGGTCCGCGAGATCCTGAACGCGCAGTTCATGCACGAGGAGACCATCGCTCCCAAGGTGACTCCGCAGTCCGGCGCGCCGCTCGGAGGTGAGTGA
- a CDS encoding SipW-dependent-type signal peptide-containing protein: MSAPSASRDALTAPSGLSPAAVRRRRLSRSGRVRAVLALGAVVGLGTVATLAAWSDTGAATGSFSTGSLDLKLNSQDGTVALTSLSMANATPGTVVYANLPVSNAGTVPFTYGFTTSSTNSADSTPLNANLNWSIVSLGTSATCNASTYATAAGVPATYLSPTTTLSAAPAVSGRALAAGATENLCFRVELPTTAPSGVQSKTTVATVSFTATQS, translated from the coding sequence ATGTCCGCACCCTCGGCGTCCCGCGACGCTCTCACCGCGCCCAGCGGGCTCTCGCCCGCCGCCGTCCGCCGTCGGCGGCTGTCGAGATCGGGCCGCGTCCGCGCGGTCCTGGCTCTCGGCGCCGTCGTCGGCCTCGGGACGGTCGCGACGCTCGCGGCCTGGTCGGACACCGGGGCGGCGACCGGCAGCTTCAGCACCGGCTCGCTCGACTTGAAGCTGAACAGTCAAGACGGAACCGTCGCCCTCACCTCGCTGTCGATGGCGAACGCGACGCCGGGCACCGTCGTCTACGCGAACCTGCCGGTGTCGAACGCGGGCACGGTGCCCTTCACCTACGGCTTCACGACCTCGTCGACCAACAGCGCCGACAGCACGCCGCTGAACGCCAACCTCAACTGGTCGATCGTCTCGCTCGGAACCTCGGCGACCTGCAACGCGTCCACCTACGCCACGGCGGCCGGCGTCCCGGCCACCTATCTGTCGCCCACGACGACGCTGAGCGCGGCGCCCGCCGTGAGCGGCCGAGCCCTGGCTGCCGGCGCCACCGAGAACCTGTGCTTCCGGGTCGAGCTCCCGACGACGGCCCCGAGCGGCGTCCAGAGCAAGACCACCGTGGCGACGGTGTCGTTCACCGCCACCCAGTCCTGA
- a CDS encoding signal peptidase I, with the protein MTSPAAQPPGPSRGYRAAVVVREIVLWIGSAVGVLCLVTAAAALFFGVTPLVFRSGSMSPGIPTGALALARTTPVADLRPGDVVSVIRADGERVTHRLVSATADAGGRSSLVIKGDANAAADPEPVVTRSVDRVFWSAPRIGYLVQGASRPQVLLPLGALFGVLIVVGFRPPLDKRLLRDPASLDEEHEEHEESQESQEPAQSHEQWQSRAQDPAPAAPPAPSRVRGGALGLALVVVAAGSAFGLHATGTLAAFADAGSTTASLATGSVAAPATFTCSIVGGKVRFAWSLQPAPLWTPGSFVITNTSTGFSTTVSDPAATTIDITPPLVSVGGLTSFTYAITSRLGSSSATAPQTRTVTAVLGMAPTCG; encoded by the coding sequence ATGACGTCACCCGCGGCTCAGCCGCCCGGCCCCAGTCGCGGCTACCGGGCGGCCGTCGTGGTGCGCGAGATCGTCCTCTGGATCGGCTCGGCCGTCGGGGTCCTCTGCCTCGTGACGGCCGCCGCCGCCCTGTTCTTCGGCGTCACGCCGCTCGTCTTCCGCTCCGGATCGATGTCGCCCGGGATCCCCACCGGAGCCCTCGCCCTCGCCCGCACCACGCCCGTCGCCGACCTCCGACCGGGCGACGTCGTGAGCGTCATCCGGGCCGACGGCGAACGCGTCACGCACCGGCTCGTCTCCGCTACCGCCGACGCCGGCGGCCGCTCCTCCCTCGTCATCAAGGGCGACGCCAACGCCGCGGCCGACCCGGAGCCCGTCGTCACCCGCAGCGTCGACCGGGTGTTCTGGTCGGCGCCCAGGATCGGCTACCTGGTCCAGGGGGCCTCCAGACCCCAGGTCCTGCTCCCCCTCGGCGCGCTGTTCGGCGTGCTGATCGTCGTGGGTTTCCGGCCTCCGCTCGACAAGCGGCTCCTCCGTGATCCTGCGTCGCTCGACGAGGAGCACGAGGAGCACGAGGAGTCGCAGGAGTCGCAGGAACCGGCGCAGTCGCACGAACAGTGGCAGTCGCGGGCGCAGGATCCGGCCCCCGCCGCTCCCCCGGCCCCCTCCCGGGTTCGCGGAGGTGCTCTCGGCCTCGCTCTCGTCGTCGTGGCGGCCGGTTCCGCCTTCGGGCTCCACGCCACCGGGACCCTGGCCGCCTTCGCCGACGCCGGCAGCACCACGGCGTCGTTAGCGACGGGATCCGTGGCCGCACCCGCGACCTTCACCTGCTCGATCGTCGGCGGGAAGGTGCGCTTCGCCTGGTCGCTGCAGCCGGCGCCCCTCTGGACGCCCGGCTCGTTCGTCATCACGAACACCAGCACCGGCTTCTCCACGACGGTGTCGGACCCCGCCGCCACGACGATCGACATCACGCCGCCCCTCGTCTCGGTGGGCGGTCTGACGTCGTTCACCTACGCGATCACGTCGCGCCTCGGCTCCTCCTCCGCGACCGCCCCGCAGACGCGGACCGTGACCGCCGTGCTCGGCATGGCGCCCACCTGCGGCTAG